The Malus sylvestris chromosome 12, drMalSylv7.2, whole genome shotgun sequence genome contains a region encoding:
- the LOC126592107 gene encoding uncharacterized protein LOC126592107, which translates to MSSSSSSATASLNFSNIETLTGSNYKKWKEDMEIALSMMDFDLALREDKPTAITATRTAEEKLKFAQWEKANRMALMIMRRAMTSSVKGGIPKSNSAKEFFDAVGNKFKDSEKAETGNFLTKLTSKKFDGVGNVREHILKMSDIAQKLKELEHPITNQFLVHMALNSLPAQYGQLKVSYNTQKATWDIDDLISMCA; encoded by the coding sequence CTACGGCTTCTCTTAACTTCTCCAATATCGAAACACTAACGGGTTCAAACTATAAGAAATGGAAGGAAGACATGGAGATAGCTCTTAGCATGATGGATTTTGATTTAGCCTTAAGGGAAGATAAACCTACAGCGATAACAGCTACAAGAACAGCTGAAGAAAAACTGAAGTTTGCTCAATGGGAGAAGGCAAACAGAATGGCTCTTATGATTATGAGGAGGGCCATGACTAGCAGTGTGAAAGGTGGCATTCCAAAAAGTAATAGTGCAAAAGAATTTTTTGATGCAGTGGGAAACAAATTTAAGGATTCTGAGAAAGCTGAAACGGGGAATTTTCTCACAAAACTAACATCCAAGAAGTTTGATGGTGTTGGTAACGTGAGAGAACACATACTAAAGATGTCAGACATTGCACAGAAGCTGAAGGAACTGGAGCATCCAATCACAAATCAATTTCTAGTGCATATGGCATTGAATTCCTTACCTGCACAGTATGGCCAGTTGAAAGTGTCATACAACACTCAGAAAGCAACCTGGGACATTGATGACTTAATCTCCATGTGTGCATAA